The Janthinobacterium tructae genome contains the following window.
GCCCTGGCGATATAGTCGAGCGGGGTGAGGGCGGCGTAGTTGGCGCTGTTTTTGTCGAGGCCGGTATTGAAATCAGGTGTCATGCTTGTCTCCTGTTAAATAAAATTCTGTAGCTCCCTGTTTCGGGATTGATACCGGTTAGCATAGCACCGGTGCTGGAAAATCACTGTCATCTTAGTGACAACTGAAGGATGGAATGGATAGCAACGATAGTGTAGACCGTGCGGTGCCGGAACTCGATAGCCATGACTGGTTCACGGCCCTCGATGCGCGGCATCAGGCCCTGTTGCGCGCCGGCAGCGTGCTCCGCCATTACGAGGCGGGGGCCTTCATCACGCGGCGCGGCGAACCGTCGGCGCACTGGATAGGCGTGCACACGGGCTTGATCAAGCTGGCCGTCTACAACGCCGATGGGCGCGGCGCCACGTTTTCCGGCGTGCCGGCCGGCGGCTGGTGCGGCGAGGGCAGCGTGCTCAAGCGCGAACTGCGCCGCTACGACGTGGTGGCCGTGCGCGCCGCAAACATCATCCTGGTGCCGGTGGACCTGTTTCACCTGCTGCTGGCCGAGAGCCTTTCCTTTAACGCCTTCGTCATCCGCCAGCTGAACGAACGCATGGGGCAATTCATCGCCACCATCCAGAACCAGCGCCTGCTGGCCGTCGACGCGCAAGTGGCGCAAGCGATTGCGCAGCTGTTCCACCCCATGCTATATCCGCGTACCTCCAGCGTGCTTGAGCTGTCGCAGGAAGAAATTGGCTTGCTGACCGGCATTTCGCGCCAACGGGTGAACCTGGCCCTGGGCCGCCTGGCCGAACTGAAACTGATCAGCATCGCCTACCAATCCATCCGCGTGGTGGACCTCGACGGCTTGCGCCGCTATGGCGTGGCGTCGCTGTGATGACAGACTGCTTTCCTGATGTGTGGCATGCTGGCGGCTCGTTCACCACATTAACCTGACGCATGGCCCTCGTTTCCGATCATCCCTTGTACTTGCTGGGCTTGCGTTTTCCGCTCCGGCTGCGCGTCACCGTGCGTCAGGGTTTTGTCACCTTGCACAATGAAATCACGACCAAGAAACTGGGCAGCGGCGACAGTTTTGTCGTGCCCGCTTTTTTGCGCTTCGCCTGCGACGTGATGCCGGGACGGGGCAAGCCGGCCGTGTTCACCCTGGCGCTGGAAGGCGACGAGCCGGATGGCGGCCACGGCGGCGGCAAGCGCTGGAGCCAGGCGCTGGCGCAGCACATCTTTGATACGCCGCAAGGCAAATGGACGGCGGCGCGCCTGGCGGCCCTGTGGCAAGTGACGCCGCACAAGGCCCGCGCACGCCTGTTTGCCGAGGGCGAGGCATTGCTCAGCCTGGTGCGCGAACAGCGCCTGGCGCATGCGCTGCACACGGCGGCGCAAGCGGGCTCCGATGGCGAAGGTGGC
Protein-coding sequences here:
- a CDS encoding Crp/Fnr family transcriptional regulator: MDSNDSVDRAVPELDSHDWFTALDARHQALLRAGSVLRHYEAGAFITRRGEPSAHWIGVHTGLIKLAVYNADGRGATFSGVPAGGWCGEGSVLKRELRRYDVVAVRAANIILVPVDLFHLLLAESLSFNAFVIRQLNERMGQFIATIQNQRLLAVDAQVAQAIAQLFHPMLYPRTSSVLELSQEEIGLLTGISRQRVNLALGRLAELKLISIAYQSIRVVDLDGLRRYGVASL
- a CDS encoding AraC family transcriptional regulator, giving the protein MALVSDHPLYLLGLRFPLRLRVTVRQGFVTLHNEITTKKLGSGDSFVVPAFLRFACDVMPGRGKPAVFTLALEGDEPDGGHGGGKRWSQALAQHIFDTPQGKWTAARLAALWQVTPHKARARLFAEGEALLSLVREQRLAHALHTAAQAGSDGEGGERDLAQVAAGSGFASIPAFCDACVDVAGVRPSLFLRGQAGAPALRESHTPL